A window of the Kineosporia corallincola genome harbors these coding sequences:
- a CDS encoding erythromycin esterase family protein: MLGEASHGSHEFYDWRSAITRRLVEELGFSFVAVEGDWPDCERVDRSVRFTPDADPREALHEYARWPTWMWANEELSDFTRWLRRHNEFREPHERVGFHGLDVYSLWESLEAVMVHLRERHPRLVPLALAAFRCFDPYLDDPQEYALSTRLQPDGCSCEVAGLLTAMRRRDDFGAWQNAEVVAGAEFYYRALLQGGAASWNIRDRHMDATLARLLDHYGPGSKAVVWAHNTHVGDARGSVMAERGETSIGTLARQRFGDDGVVLVGFGTHRGTVVAGEDWGRPMEVMPVPEARPDSLEHILHETAPDQALLVFPPREHQPDLLRTRIGHRAIGVVYRPDWERWGNYVPTTLGDRYDAFVWCDETRAVRPLHTRLTDIREPETFPTGV; encoded by the coding sequence ATGCTGGGGGAGGCCAGCCACGGCAGTCACGAGTTCTACGACTGGCGCTCGGCGATCACCCGGCGCCTGGTCGAGGAGCTCGGATTCTCGTTCGTGGCCGTGGAGGGCGACTGGCCGGACTGCGAACGGGTCGACCGGTCGGTGCGTTTCACGCCGGACGCCGATCCGCGCGAGGCACTGCACGAGTACGCCCGCTGGCCCACCTGGATGTGGGCGAACGAGGAGCTGTCCGACTTCACCCGCTGGCTGCGGCGGCACAACGAGTTCCGGGAACCGCACGAACGCGTGGGTTTCCACGGTCTGGACGTGTACTCGCTCTGGGAGTCGCTGGAAGCGGTCATGGTGCACCTGCGGGAGCGGCACCCGCGGCTGGTTCCCCTGGCCCTGGCTGCCTTCCGGTGCTTCGACCCGTACCTCGACGACCCGCAGGAGTACGCGCTGTCCACCCGGCTCCAGCCGGACGGCTGCTCCTGCGAGGTGGCCGGCCTGCTCACCGCGATGCGCCGCCGCGACGACTTCGGCGCCTGGCAGAACGCCGAGGTGGTGGCGGGCGCCGAGTTCTACTACCGGGCACTGTTGCAAGGCGGCGCGGCCTCGTGGAACATTCGCGACCGGCACATGGACGCCACCCTGGCCCGGCTGCTCGACCACTATGGCCCCGGGTCGAAAGCCGTGGTGTGGGCGCACAACACGCACGTCGGTGACGCCCGGGGCAGCGTGATGGCCGAGCGCGGCGAGACCAGCATCGGCACGCTGGCCCGGCAGCGGTTCGGCGACGACGGCGTGGTGCTGGTCGGTTTCGGCACGCACCGTGGCACGGTGGTGGCGGGGGAGGACTGGGGCAGGCCGATGGAGGTGATGCCGGTGCCGGAGGCCCGGCCCGACTCGCTGGAGCACATTCTGCACGAAACCGCGCCGGATCAGGCGCTGTTGGTGTTCCCGCCGCGGGAGCACCAGCCCGATCTGCTGCGCACCCGGATCGGCCACCGGGCCATCGGCGTGGTCTACCGGCCCGACTGGGAGCGCTGGGGCAACTATGTGCCCACCACCCTGGGCGACCGCTACGACGCGTTCGTCTGGTGCGACGAGACCCGCGCGGTGCGGCCGCTGCACACCCGTCTGACCGACATCAGGGAACCGGAGACCTTTCCGACAGGAGTGTGA
- a CDS encoding dienelactone hydrolase family protein yields MTTTTAACLIPAGRVELGADILFPDQYPAESPTGVVLFAHGSGSSRFSPRNRAVAAELNRRGLAAVLTDLLTDDEEQVDGHTAQYRFDIHLLTERLIAVVDWATDEPSLSGLPIGTFGASTGAAAALGAAAYRGADVRAVVSRGGRPDLAGPVLEEVTAPTLFIVGANDPTVRELNEQTMAVLSAPTQLHVIPRATHLFPEPGALEEVSRRAGEWFQQYLAGEG; encoded by the coding sequence ATGACCACGACGACGGCAGCCTGCCTGATCCCCGCCGGGCGGGTGGAACTGGGGGCGGACATCCTGTTCCCCGACCAGTACCCGGCCGAGAGTCCCACCGGGGTGGTGCTCTTCGCCCACGGCAGCGGCAGTTCCCGGTTCAGCCCCCGAAACCGGGCGGTGGCCGCGGAACTCAACCGGCGCGGTCTCGCGGCCGTGCTGACCGACCTGCTCACGGACGACGAGGAGCAGGTCGACGGCCACACGGCGCAGTACCGGTTCGACATCCACCTGCTCACCGAGCGGCTCATCGCCGTGGTCGACTGGGCCACCGACGAGCCCTCACTGTCCGGCCTGCCGATCGGCACGTTCGGCGCCAGCACCGGAGCGGCCGCCGCGCTGGGGGCCGCCGCCTACCGCGGGGCCGACGTGCGGGCCGTGGTCTCCCGCGGTGGCCGGCCCGACCTGGCCGGGCCGGTGCTGGAGGAGGTCACGGCGCCCACGCTGTTCATCGTCGGCGCCAACGACCCCACCGTGCGCGAGCTCAACGAGCAGACCATGGCCGTGCTCTCCGCTCCCACCCAGCTGCACGTCATCCCCCGGGCCACCCACCTCTTCCCCGAACCGGGCGCGCTGGAAGAGGTTTCGCGCAGGGCCGGGGAGTGGTTCCAGCAGTACCTGGCGGGCGAGGGGTAA
- a CDS encoding phosphoribosyltransferase, whose product MFADRHDAGRRLGQHLVDRLGFLVPAVRRPLVLALPRGGVPVGVPVAVALNGDLDIVIARKIAAPGQPEYGIGALAEDGPPVFDGRALEALGLSEADLSGAVEHERAEVGRRMLRYRAGRAAPEAHGRIVVVVDDGLATGVTARATLRWLHGHEPAYLVLAAPVCSRQAHDALAGDADVLACLRIPDEFRAVGDWYQDFRQLTDDDVTGLLTAT is encoded by the coding sequence GTGTTCGCCGACCGCCACGACGCGGGGCGCCGTCTCGGGCAGCACCTGGTTGACCGGCTGGGCTTTCTGGTGCCCGCTGTTCGTCGTCCTCTGGTTCTGGCCCTGCCACGAGGAGGTGTGCCGGTGGGCGTGCCGGTGGCCGTCGCGCTGAACGGTGACCTCGACATCGTGATCGCCCGCAAGATCGCGGCACCCGGGCAGCCGGAGTACGGCATCGGGGCGCTGGCCGAGGACGGGCCGCCGGTGTTCGACGGCCGGGCGCTGGAGGCTCTGGGCCTGAGCGAGGCGGACCTGTCCGGCGCGGTGGAACACGAGCGCGCCGAGGTCGGCCGGCGCATGCTGCGCTACCGGGCCGGGCGCGCGGCCCCCGAGGCGCACGGGCGGATCGTGGTGGTGGTGGACGACGGCCTGGCCACCGGCGTCACCGCCCGCGCCACCCTGCGCTGGCTGCACGGCCACGAGCCGGCCTACCTGGTGCTGGCCGCTCCGGTGTGCTCGCGGCAGGCCCACGACGCGCTGGCCGGTGACGCGGATGTGCTTGCCTGCCTGCGGATTCCGGACGAGTTCCGGGCGGTGGGGGACTGGTACCAGGACTTCCGGCAGCTCACCGACGACGACGTGACCGGCCTGCTGACGGCGACCTGA
- a CDS encoding ATP-binding protein, with product MTVDRSVFQALESAAANTAPTDPAGVPLRVHLAGLYLSAGEPERSLQHATTALAASPHDTTALSVAAAAASATGNEQLAEGYRAIHTALLNGGSEGPAPSGGGSGQRGTPTGTERRRPTSDPGSPVEVEEDAAEQPLSEPLSEPAGWDSSDPGTITLADVAGMHDVKQRLHRSLLGPMQNPQLREAFGKQLRGGLMLWGPPGTGKTFIARALSGELGAGFLSASPADVYGSYFGQSEQNIARLFAQARREAPGVVFLDELDAIGGRRSRRNTDQARAVVNQLLLELDGMAGNDGVFVLAATNAPWDVDEALRRPGRFDRTVLVLPPDAPAREALLRLQFEGRPIAPDIDLASLVRGTELFSGADLVRLVESATERALERSMQVGMVSPATDADFQAALRDTPPSTRAWLSTAATYLAHAGTGEDFDELRAYLRRHRIS from the coding sequence ATGACGGTGGACCGGTCGGTGTTCCAGGCTCTGGAGAGCGCGGCGGCGAACACGGCGCCCACCGATCCGGCCGGCGTCCCGCTACGCGTGCACCTGGCCGGGCTGTACCTGTCCGCCGGTGAGCCCGAGCGCTCGCTCCAGCACGCCACCACCGCCCTGGCCGCCTCGCCGCACGACACCACGGCGCTGTCGGTGGCCGCGGCCGCCGCCTCGGCCACCGGCAACGAACAGCTCGCCGAGGGTTACCGCGCCATCCACACGGCGCTGCTCAACGGGGGTTCCGAGGGGCCCGCACCGTCCGGTGGTGGTTCCGGCCAACGGGGGACGCCCACCGGCACCGAACGTCGCCGTCCCACCTCGGATCCCGGGTCGCCGGTGGAGGTGGAGGAGGACGCCGCCGAACAGCCGCTGTCCGAGCCGTTGTCCGAGCCGGCCGGCTGGGACTCCTCCGACCCGGGCACGATCACCCTGGCCGACGTGGCCGGCATGCACGACGTGAAGCAGCGCCTGCACCGCTCACTGCTCGGGCCGATGCAGAACCCGCAGCTGCGCGAGGCGTTCGGCAAGCAGCTGCGCGGCGGGCTGATGCTGTGGGGGCCGCCCGGCACCGGCAAGACCTTCATCGCCCGCGCCCTCAGCGGTGAGCTGGGGGCCGGTTTTCTGTCGGCCAGCCCGGCCGACGTGTACGGCAGCTACTTCGGGCAGAGCGAGCAGAACATCGCCCGGCTGTTCGCCCAGGCCCGGCGGGAGGCGCCGGGTGTGGTGTTCCTCGACGAGCTCGACGCCATCGGCGGGCGGCGTTCCCGCCGCAACACCGACCAGGCCCGGGCCGTGGTGAACCAGCTGCTGCTGGAGCTCGACGGGATGGCCGGCAACGACGGGGTGTTCGTGCTGGCCGCCACCAACGCCCCGTGGGACGTGGACGAGGCGCTGCGCCGGCCGGGCCGTTTCGACCGCACCGTGCTGGTGCTCCCGCCCGACGCGCCGGCCCGGGAAGCGCTGCTGCGACTCCAGTTCGAGGGCCGCCCGATCGCCCCCGACATCGACCTGGCCTCGCTGGTGCGCGGCACCGAGCTGTTCTCCGGCGCCGACCTGGTGCGCCTGGTCGAGTCCGCCACCGAGCGGGCGCTGGAACGCTCCATGCAGGTCGGCATGGTCAGCCCGGCCACCGACGCCGACTTCCAGGCCGCGCTGCGCGACACCCCGCCGTCCACCCGGGCCTGGCTCTCCACCGCCGCCACCTACCTGGCGCACGCCGGCACCGGCGAGGACTTCGACGAGCTCCGGGCCTACCTGCGCCGGCACAGAATCAGCTGA
- a CDS encoding mannitol dehydrogenase family protein, which produces MKATPLSQKTLPDLDARVAKPVYDRSEVSVGIVHFGVGNFHRAHQAMYLDTLMNRGEALDWGVCGVGVMPNDKAMAEALAKQDHLYTLVLKDGHGNLEPRVIGSIVDYVYAPDDPQRVLDVMTAPTTRIVSLTVTEGGYNIDNTTGAFDVDNPVIVAEVEGHGRGEPPVTVYGYVAEALRLRRERGIPPFTVMSCDNIQSNGEVARSSIASFAGLVDPDLAGFIRTEVPFPNAMVDRITPVTTPDVIEAVSGVFGIDDAWPVACEPFTQWVLQENFGLGRPPLEDVGVQVVADVEPYELAKLRLLNAGHQAIAYAGHLMGYTYAHESASDPLFVQFLRDYWDDEARRTLPVAEGLDLDRYTATLLERFANPEVRDTLARLASYGSDRIPKFVVPVIRANLAAGLVSTRAIAIAVTWARYAEAVDEQGQPIEVVDVEKDEVLARGARQTEDPLALARSTRWFGDLADDPRFAEVYTAQLALLHEVGAREFLVRVNAQPHLG; this is translated from the coding sequence GTGAAAGCGACGCCGCTGAGCCAGAAGACGCTGCCCGACCTCGACGCGAGGGTGGCGAAACCGGTCTACGACAGATCCGAAGTCAGCGTGGGCATCGTCCATTTCGGGGTCGGCAATTTTCACCGGGCTCATCAGGCGATGTACCTGGACACCCTGATGAACCGGGGCGAGGCGCTGGACTGGGGCGTGTGCGGCGTCGGCGTGATGCCGAACGACAAGGCCATGGCCGAGGCCCTGGCGAAGCAGGACCACCTGTACACGCTGGTGCTCAAGGACGGCCACGGGAACCTGGAACCCCGGGTGATCGGCTCGATCGTCGACTACGTCTACGCCCCCGACGACCCGCAGCGCGTGCTCGACGTGATGACGGCACCCACCACCCGCATCGTCTCGCTGACGGTGACCGAGGGCGGCTACAACATCGACAACACCACCGGGGCGTTCGACGTGGACAACCCGGTGATCGTCGCGGAGGTGGAGGGACACGGCCGCGGCGAGCCGCCGGTCACCGTGTACGGCTACGTCGCCGAGGCGCTGCGGCTGCGGCGCGAGCGCGGCATCCCGCCGTTCACCGTGATGTCGTGCGACAACATCCAGTCCAACGGTGAGGTGGCGCGCTCGTCGATCGCCTCGTTCGCCGGGCTGGTCGACCCCGACCTGGCCGGGTTCATCCGCACCGAGGTGCCGTTCCCCAACGCCATGGTGGACCGGATCACCCCGGTCACCACGCCCGACGTGATCGAGGCGGTGTCCGGTGTTTTCGGCATCGACGACGCCTGGCCGGTGGCCTGCGAGCCGTTCACCCAGTGGGTGCTCCAGGAGAACTTCGGGCTCGGCCGCCCGCCGCTGGAAGATGTCGGCGTGCAGGTGGTGGCCGACGTGGAACCGTACGAGCTGGCCAAGCTGCGGCTGCTGAACGCGGGGCACCAGGCCATCGCCTACGCCGGGCACCTGATGGGCTACACCTACGCCCACGAGTCGGCGTCCGACCCGCTCTTCGTGCAGTTCCTGCGGGACTACTGGGACGACGAGGCCCGCCGCACCCTGCCGGTGGCCGAGGGCCTCGACCTGGACCGCTACACCGCCACGCTGCTGGAGCGGTTCGCCAACCCGGAGGTGCGCGACACCCTGGCCCGGCTGGCCTCCTACGGCTCCGACCGCATCCCCAAGTTCGTGGTGCCGGTGATCCGCGCCAACCTGGCCGCCGGGCTGGTCAGCACCCGGGCGATCGCGATCGCGGTGACCTGGGCACGCTATGCCGAGGCCGTGGACGAGCAGGGGCAGCCGATCGAGGTGGTCGACGTGGAGAAGGACGAGGTGCTCGCCCGCGGCGCCCGGCAGACCGAGGACCCGCTCGCGCTGGCCCGTTCCACCCGCTGGTTCGGCGACCTGGCCGACGACCCGCGCTTCGCCGAGGTGTACACCGCGCAGCTGGCCCTGCTGCACGAGGTAGGGGCACGCGAGTTCCTGGTGCGGGTGAACGCGCAGCCGCACCTCGGCTGA
- the xylB gene encoding xylulokinase: MSLVAGVDSSTQSCKIVIRDADSGELVRTGRAPHPNGTEVHPDRWWEALRKAVDDAGGLHDVAALSVGGQQHGMIALDASGEVVREALLWNDTRSAQAATDLIGELGEQEWADAIGSVPVASLTVSKLRWLRDAEPENAARTHAVALPHDWLTWKLAGGKGFDGLVTDRSDASGTGYWSPASEGYRHDLLERGLGHSALLPRVLGAHEQAGTGSGELFGGLLGPGAGDNAAAALALALGPGDVAVSIGTSGVVSAIADAPTADGSGLVTGFADATGRYLPLACTLNAARVLDWAAQLLGVDHRGLAELALQAPSGADGLVLVPYFEGERTPNRPRSTAALHGMRLSNTTPAHIARAAVEALLCSLADGIDALRAAGVPVQRAFLIGGAAQSAAVQQLAPGILGLDVLVPTPGEYVADGAARQAAWVLSGRDAQPEWSASGEPRVLPVRELTPQVREQYAQVRELTAER, encoded by the coding sequence ATGAGCCTCGTCGCCGGGGTGGACTCGTCCACTCAGTCCTGCAAGATCGTGATCCGTGACGCCGACAGCGGTGAACTCGTCCGCACCGGCCGGGCCCCCCACCCGAACGGCACCGAGGTGCATCCCGACCGGTGGTGGGAGGCATTGCGTAAGGCCGTGGACGACGCCGGCGGGCTGCACGACGTGGCCGCGCTCTCGGTCGGGGGGCAGCAGCACGGCATGATCGCCCTCGACGCCTCCGGCGAGGTGGTGCGTGAGGCCCTGCTGTGGAACGACACCCGCTCCGCCCAGGCCGCCACCGACCTGATCGGTGAGCTCGGTGAGCAGGAGTGGGCCGACGCGATCGGCTCGGTCCCGGTGGCCTCGCTGACCGTGTCCAAGCTGCGCTGGCTGCGCGACGCCGAGCCGGAGAACGCCGCCCGCACCCACGCGGTGGCGCTGCCGCACGACTGGCTCACCTGGAAGCTGGCCGGGGGCAAGGGGTTCGACGGCCTGGTCACCGACCGGTCGGACGCCTCCGGCACCGGCTACTGGTCGCCCGCCTCCGAGGGGTACCGCCACGACCTGCTGGAGCGCGGCCTGGGGCACTCCGCCCTGCTGCCGCGCGTGCTCGGTGCGCACGAGCAGGCCGGCACCGGCAGCGGTGAGCTGTTCGGCGGGCTGCTCGGCCCGGGCGCCGGTGACAACGCCGCCGCGGCCCTGGCCCTGGCCCTCGGCCCGGGCGACGTCGCGGTGTCGATCGGCACCTCCGGGGTGGTCTCGGCGATCGCCGACGCGCCCACCGCCGACGGTTCCGGCCTGGTCACCGGGTTCGCCGACGCGACCGGCCGCTACCTGCCGCTGGCCTGCACGCTGAACGCGGCGCGGGTGCTCGACTGGGCGGCGCAGCTGCTCGGCGTGGACCACCGAGGGCTGGCCGAGCTGGCGCTCCAGGCCCCCTCCGGGGCCGACGGCCTGGTGCTGGTGCCCTATTTCGAGGGCGAGCGCACCCCCAACCGGCCGCGTTCCACGGCCGCCCTGCACGGCATGCGGCTGTCGAACACCACACCCGCCCACATCGCCCGCGCCGCCGTGGAGGCCCTGCTCTGCTCGCTGGCCGACGGTATCGACGCGCTGCGGGCCGCCGGGGTGCCGGTGCAGCGGGCCTTCCTGATCGGTGGCGCGGCGCAGTCCGCGGCGGTGCAGCAGCTGGCCCCGGGCATCCTCGGCCTGGACGTGCTGGTGCCCACCCCCGGCGAGTACGTGGCCGACGGTGCAGCCCGGCAGGCTGCCTGGGTGCTGTCCGGCCGTGACGCCCAGCCGGAGTGGTCGGCCAGCGGGGAACCGCGGGTGCTGCCGGTGCGTGAGCTGACGCCGCAGGTGCGGGAGCAGTACGCGCAGGTGCGGGAGCTGACCGCCGAACGCTGA
- a CDS encoding dihydrodipicolinate synthase family protein — MVADSNDTSALFSSIGGVIPPICTPLTPDRRLDLDSLRSLRAHLLRQGVSGIFALGTMGEGHYLTPSQAGTVVETLAAEKQPGEPLLVGIVEPTTPRVLEGIDRLVSDQVDGIVVTGPFYANVSEPEILRHFELIANHSPVPVLAYNMPSNTGYAITAYNIIELLAEDLIVGIKDSSLDLTNLRRVTVEVPNVDKKLIFTGSDTLLDCALDIGANGAVTGLSNIAADHFVGAMAAHAGGKRAELSAILRILNILVQVYVPTEVERGPNSTAIGALKSALVQQGIIESDTLSEPMTPVTEGRREHVRSVLEEARQLADLAETPSGLAV; from the coding sequence ATGGTGGCGGACAGTAACGACACATCAGCTCTCTTCAGCTCGATCGGTGGGGTCATCCCGCCGATCTGCACCCCTTTGACGCCCGACCGGCGTCTTGACCTCGACTCCCTGCGCAGCCTGCGGGCTCATCTGCTCCGGCAGGGGGTGAGCGGCATCTTCGCCCTCGGCACGATGGGGGAGGGGCACTACCTCACCCCGAGCCAGGCCGGCACGGTCGTCGAGACGCTGGCGGCCGAGAAACAGCCCGGTGAGCCGCTGCTCGTCGGCATCGTCGAGCCCACCACCCCCCGGGTGCTCGAGGGTATCGACCGGCTGGTCTCGGACCAGGTCGACGGCATCGTCGTCACCGGCCCGTTCTACGCCAACGTCAGCGAGCCGGAAATTCTCCGGCACTTCGAGCTCATCGCAAACCATTCTCCGGTACCGGTTCTCGCCTACAACATGCCGAGCAACACCGGTTACGCGATCACCGCCTACAACATCATCGAGCTGCTGGCCGAAGACCTGATCGTCGGCATCAAAGACAGCTCGCTCGACCTGACCAACCTGCGCCGGGTCACGGTCGAGGTGCCGAACGTCGACAAGAAGCTCATCTTCACCGGTTCGGACACGCTGCTCGACTGTGCCCTCGACATCGGCGCCAACGGGGCGGTCACCGGCCTGTCCAACATCGCCGCCGATCATTTCGTCGGGGCGATGGCGGCCCACGCCGGCGGCAAGCGCGCCGAACTGTCCGCAATCCTGCGCATTCTCAACATTCTCGTGCAGGTGTACGTGCCCACCGAGGTGGAGCGCGGCCCCAACAGCACGGCGATCGGCGCGCTCAAGTCGGCGCTCGTGCAGCAGGGCATCATCGAGTCGGACACGCTGAGCGAACCGATGACGCCGGTCACCGAGGGGCGCCGCGAACACGTCCGCTCGGTGCTGGAAGAGGCCCGTCAGCTCGCCGACCTGGCCGAGACCCCCAGCGGGCTGGCGGTTTAG
- a CDS encoding ATP-dependent DNA ligase, which yields MPRVVHRSNLPPAPDLPWPDEPMLAKAVDHLPSARTLPGGCQYEPKWDGYRGLLGVAADGGVMVRSRRHTDLTGAFPDVAGAAGRQLPPGTLLDGEIVIWAGDRLDFAALQSRMTSRQRVAGLIRSAPASFVVFDVLQWQGTPFAQEPLRVRRRKLQTLVTRLEPPFAITPATRDHDVAENWLRDYADARVGIEGLVIKGLAVRYQSGRRAWLKLRIRNSAEALVAAVTGTAQRPERLILALPRPDGTLEIAGTTTDLTPRQRDEIVPYLEVSTGEHFLPGEISTGRLGAWTNPRRLPIVRVEPTVVAEVQADLADQAGYWRHPTRFLRVRLDLTADDLA from the coding sequence GTGCCCCGCGTCGTCCATCGTTCGAATCTGCCGCCCGCCCCGGACCTGCCGTGGCCGGACGAGCCGATGCTGGCCAAGGCCGTGGACCACCTGCCCTCGGCGCGCACCCTGCCCGGAGGGTGCCAGTACGAGCCGAAATGGGACGGCTACCGCGGGCTTCTGGGCGTTGCGGCCGACGGTGGCGTGATGGTCCGCTCGCGCCGGCACACCGATCTGACCGGTGCGTTCCCCGACGTCGCGGGGGCGGCGGGACGGCAGTTACCGCCCGGCACCCTGCTCGACGGCGAGATCGTGATCTGGGCCGGCGACCGGCTGGATTTCGCCGCCCTCCAGAGCCGGATGACCTCCCGGCAGCGGGTGGCCGGGCTGATCCGCTCCGCCCCGGCGTCGTTCGTGGTGTTCGATGTGCTCCAGTGGCAGGGCACGCCGTTCGCCCAGGAGCCGCTGCGGGTGCGGCGCCGCAAGCTCCAGACCCTGGTGACGCGGTTGGAGCCGCCGTTCGCGATCACCCCGGCCACCCGCGACCACGACGTGGCGGAGAACTGGCTGCGTGACTACGCGGACGCCCGGGTGGGGATCGAGGGGCTGGTGATCAAAGGCCTTGCGGTGCGCTACCAATCAGGCCGCCGGGCCTGGCTCAAACTACGCATCCGCAACAGCGCCGAGGCCCTGGTGGCAGCCGTGACCGGCACCGCGCAACGCCCCGAACGGCTGATCCTGGCTCTGCCCCGGCCCGACGGAACCCTTGAGATCGCCGGTACCACCACGGATCTCACCCCGCGGCAGCGCGACGAGATCGTGCCGTACCTGGAGGTGAGCACCGGCGAGCACTTCCTGCCGGGCGAGATCTCCACCGGGCGGCTCGGCGCCTGGACCAATCCCCGCCGGCTGCCGATCGTGCGGGTCGAGCCCACCGTGGTGGCCGAGGTGCAGGCCGATCTCGCCGATCAGGCCGGATACTGGCGGCACCCCACACGTTTTCTGCGGGTTCGCCTGGATCTGACCGCCGACGACCTTGCTTGA
- a CDS encoding acyltransferase family protein produces MTATATRVRAAGRHAVPNPTLASAFHPRHNALNLIRLLLATNVAVVHACFLGFGHQPHLGETELGALAVDAFFVLSGFLVVRSWSRLGSLPRYLWHRVLRILPGFWVCMLGTAFVVAPVLAVLEGRAAGSVFSGPQSSLSYLASNAALFMRQFGIAGLPGEGGNPDVVNGSLWTLFYEACCYLLVAGLGVAGLLGRRRRVVPVLIVVLWFCTVAAEAGHNPLGSTYMLRFGLVFLLGAAGWLFAGRIPVDGRLALGSAVVVLASTLMLHDYRALGAPAFAYLCLYAVVRLPVPWEPRSDLSYGMYVWHWPIAQILVALGLARFTHVPFVLLTLALTAGVAVVSWRFVEKPALGLKNAFGGVRRG; encoded by the coding sequence GTGACCGCCACCGCCACCCGCGTTCGAGCCGCCGGCCGGCATGCCGTGCCGAACCCGACGCTGGCCTCGGCCTTCCACCCGCGCCACAACGCGCTCAACCTGATCCGGCTGCTGCTGGCGACGAACGTGGCCGTCGTGCACGCCTGCTTCCTGGGCTTCGGCCACCAGCCGCACCTGGGCGAGACCGAGCTCGGCGCGCTGGCCGTGGACGCGTTCTTCGTGCTCAGCGGTTTTCTGGTGGTGCGCAGCTGGTCCCGGCTCGGCTCGCTGCCGCGCTACCTGTGGCACCGGGTGCTGCGGATCCTGCCCGGGTTCTGGGTGTGCATGCTCGGCACCGCGTTCGTGGTGGCGCCGGTGCTGGCCGTGCTGGAGGGGCGCGCGGCCGGCTCGGTGTTCAGCGGCCCGCAGTCCTCGCTGAGCTACCTGGCGTCGAACGCTGCCCTGTTCATGCGGCAGTTCGGCATCGCCGGGCTACCCGGTGAGGGCGGCAATCCCGACGTGGTCAACGGCTCGCTGTGGACCCTGTTCTACGAGGCGTGCTGCTACCTGCTGGTGGCCGGGCTGGGGGTGGCCGGCCTGCTGGGCCGCCGGCGCCGGGTGGTGCCGGTGCTGATCGTCGTCCTCTGGTTCTGCACCGTCGCGGCGGAGGCCGGCCACAACCCGCTGGGCTCCACCTACATGCTGCGGTTCGGCCTGGTGTTCCTGCTCGGCGCGGCCGGGTGGTTGTTCGCCGGCCGGATCCCGGTGGACGGCCGGCTGGCCCTGGGCAGCGCCGTGGTGGTGCTCGCGAGCACGCTGATGCTGCACGACTACCGGGCCCTCGGCGCCCCGGCCTTCGCCTACCTGTGCCTGTACGCCGTGGTGCGGCTGCCGGTGCCCTGGGAACCGCGCTCGGACCTGTCCTACGGAATGTACGTGTGGCACTGGCCGATCGCGCAGATCCTGGTCGCGCTCGGCCTGGCCCGCTTCACCCACGTGCCGTTCGTGCTGCTCACACTGGCCCTGACCGCCGGGGTGGCGGTCGTGTCGTGGCGGTTCGTGGAAAAGCCGGCGCTCGGCCTCAAGAACGCCTTCGGTGGCGTCAGACGAGGGTGA
- a CDS encoding threonine/serine dehydratase, whose amino-acid sequence MITRDDVLAARTRIAPHVRHTPLLEADGLWFKCEFLQNTGVFKARGAFNRQLAARERGELDPAAGVVTASGGNAGLANAYAASVLGVPATVFVPETAPAVKVARLRGYGAEVRQVGREYAEAQAAAAEHAAGTGALFCHAYDQPEIVAGAGTLAEEMLDDAPGLDTIVVAVGGAGLFAGIAASVHGRARVVAVEPETCPTLHSALAAGGPVDISVSGVAADSLGARRVGDIGWDLARRTAPVSVLVPDAAIENARARLWRDYRMPAEHGAATAYAALTAGAYRPAEGERVGVVVCGGNTDPVTLV is encoded by the coding sequence GTGATCACCCGCGACGACGTCCTGGCCGCCCGCACCCGCATCGCCCCGCACGTGCGCCACACCCCGCTGCTGGAGGCCGACGGGCTCTGGTTCAAGTGCGAGTTCCTCCAGAACACCGGCGTGTTCAAGGCCCGTGGCGCGTTCAACCGGCAGCTGGCGGCCCGCGAGCGCGGTGAGCTCGACCCGGCGGCGGGCGTCGTGACGGCCTCGGGCGGCAACGCCGGTCTGGCCAACGCCTACGCCGCGTCGGTGCTCGGTGTGCCCGCCACGGTGTTCGTGCCGGAGACCGCGCCCGCCGTGAAGGTGGCCCGGCTGCGCGGTTACGGTGCCGAGGTGCGGCAGGTGGGCCGCGAGTACGCCGAGGCGCAGGCCGCGGCGGCGGAGCACGCGGCCGGCACCGGCGCCCTGTTCTGCCACGCCTACGACCAGCCGGAGATCGTGGCCGGGGCGGGCACGCTGGCCGAGGAGATGCTCGACGACGCGCCCGGTCTGGACACGATCGTGGTGGCGGTCGGCGGGGCCGGGCTGTTCGCCGGCATCGCCGCGAGCGTTCACGGCCGCGCCCGGGTGGTGGCGGTGGAGCCGGAGACCTGCCCCACGCTGCACTCCGCCCTGGCCGCGGGTGGCCCGGTCGACATCTCGGTGTCGGGCGTGGCCGCCGACTCGCTGGGCGCCCGCCGGGTCGGCGACATCGGCTGGGACCTGGCCCGGCGCACCGCCCCGGTGTCGGTGCTGGTGCCCGACGCCGCGATCGAGAATGCCCGGGCCCGGCTCTGGCGCGACTACCGGATGCCCGCCGAGCACGGCGCCGCCACCGCCTACGCCGCGCTGACCGCCGGCGCCTACCGGCCGGCCGAGGGCGAGAGGGTGGGCGTGGTGGTCTGCGGCGGCAACACCGACCCGGTCACCCTCGTCTGA